GGCTCGGCCAGCCAGATCAATGTGATCTCGTATGGCAAGGAAAAGCCGGTGTGCCGTGAGCACAACGAAGACTGCTGGAGCAAGAACCGTCGCGTCGAGATCGTCTACACGGCGAAGTAATGAAGAAGACACTGGCTAACAGCTTCACGGCCAGGATGGGCATGGCGGGCGCGATCGCGTCCGCCATGCTTTTTGGTATGCCGGCCCACGCACAGGATTCCCGCCTCAGTCTCGCCGATCGCGTATCGCGGCTTGAGCAGCAGGCGCAGAACCAGAACGGTACCGCGCTGGTCAACCAGGTCCAGGCGCTGCAGTCGCAAGTGCAGCAGATGCAGGGCCAGATCGAGGAACTGCAGCACCAGCTGCAGGAAGCCAACGACAAGAACAAGGCGCAAGCCTCGGATTTCGATTCGCGCCTGGGCCACCTCGAAAGTGGTGCCGGTGCTGCGGCTGCCAATCCGGGGAATGCCGCCAACCCGAACAATCCGCCGCCATCGGCGAACGCGGCCCCGACGCCGCCTGCGGCAGCTCCCACGCCGGCCCCGGCCGCTGCTGGCAAGCCCGCTGCGGGCAAGGCTGCGGCAACCAACAACTCGACGGCGCAGTCGGCTTACGACGATGCCTTCAAGTCGCTGCGTGCTGGCGACTACGTGAAGTCCTCGCGCGATTTCCGCAACTTCATCCAGCAATACCCGGACAGTCCGCTGCTGCCCAATGCGTTCTACTGGCTGGGCGAGTCGTACTACGCCACCAGCAACTACCAGGTGGCGATGGAAGCGTTCCAGCATCTGGTCAGCCAGTTCCCGCAGAGCGAGAAGGTGCCGGATGCGATGCTCAAGGTGGGCTACAGCCAGCTTGAGAT
This genomic interval from Dyella japonica A8 contains the following:
- the ybgF gene encoding tol-pal system protein YbgF codes for the protein MKKTLANSFTARMGMAGAIASAMLFGMPAHAQDSRLSLADRVSRLEQQAQNQNGTALVNQVQALQSQVQQMQGQIEELQHQLQEANDKNKAQASDFDSRLGHLESGAGAAAANPGNAANPNNPPPSANAAPTPPAAAPTPAPAAAGKPAAGKAAATNNSTAQSAYDDAFKSLRAGDYVKSSRDFRNFIQQYPDSPLLPNAFYWLGESYYATSNYQVAMEAFQHLVSQFPQSEKVPDAMLKVGYSQLEMKQIDAGKATLKNVSAKYPGSKAAGLAQERLRRLQGQSAN